The following DNA comes from Salvelinus sp. IW2-2015 linkage group LG1, ASM291031v2, whole genome shotgun sequence.
AAAGGCCTCAGCCATGTAACCCAGGGTGAGTGAGCGGTAGGACTCCAGGAGCTGGCTGTAGGCATGGATACGCATCTCTCTCACATAGTAACGGTAATGAGGGGCAAACAGCCAGTCCTCCTTCATATCCTGCTCCACTGTGGCTGCATAGAGGGGACAGAGACAAACAGGTTTACAACTAAGGAATGGGGGATAGTGAAACATGCATGTCCACTCACTGGCTGCGGACATTCATTCTCCAGCTTTACTATTTACAAGCCTAAATGAGGGGAGATCAAAAGGGGTGTCTCACCCAGTGACTGGAAGAAAACGGAGTAGCGACACTCGTATAGTGAGAAGAGGTACTGGCGGACAGCAGGGAGACTGTGCAGCACCTCCAGAATCTCTGCTCCCTTTATCACCTGAAAGAGAACACAGTAGTCAACAGGATATAGTCATGACAGAACTGGAAATCTGCCAGTTGTATAAAACATTAGTCCTTATCAAAATAAGTTTAAATGTACATGTTCTGACATGTAGAAAGTATTGTATAAACAAATTCAGGTTTTCTGCAACCATACTTGTcttagtgtctgtctgtcagggtaaGTACGAACAACACCACCGTGGCTCCAGAATCTTCCTCTCCTGTTACCAACCTTTTCTCTGAGGTCAGGCCTCTTCTGGGCAATCATGCAGACGTAGACGGTGTATGTGACAAAGGTCTTGTAGTCCATGAGCTCGTAGGAGGTGAAGGTGGACACCGTGTCCAGGAAGAGCTCAGCAGCCTGTTTAAAGTCGCGGATGGCCACACAGTACAGGCCCTGGTACACCTTCAGACGGTTCCTCCTGTCCCAGTCACCCCCCTCCTCAATAAGGCTGTGCAGACACAAACAAGGAGGACATTGAAATGATGATGCTTACAAAATACGAGAATATAGAAAAACAGCTTACAATAAATAGAGTCAATACAATGCCACGGCAGGCAAAATGTTGCTGGCTGCTATGAAATCTAAACTGTGCCAGTTAACACATATGAGACTTAGAATAGTTAGTGAAGGCCCTTAATGACATGTCATCATAGAATAGTGAATGCAGAGAGAAGCAGTGTCTTTTAGCCAAACTACCTTTTGGCTTTCTCAGTGTTGCGCGTGATGAGGTCACTGTCCATGTAGAACAGTCCAATCCTTAGCAGGTAGAACACAATGTCTAGCCGATGTCCCAGGGCCACAGTCTTATCAAAGGTCTTCCTGAAGGCAGTCAACGCTTCCTCCTGTGGAATTACACAGCAAGAAAAACAGTTAAGATACTGGTGATGTGAAGTTGATGGGTTATTTGGTTAAGCTAATGACCTACATGCATGGCTAAATTGGAATGGGGTTTTCTGGGGCAGATTCTTGCTGTTTCTGTGTATGTATAGCATGATACTGTGTGTATATTGTATAAGGTCCACTGTGCAACCGTGGCACTATGACTGATAACATTTAACATGACTTCTGATTCATCGGCCTCTGCTCTGAATGTAACAGCTTATGAATGCAAAAGCACCTTATTCCCAATTCTGATGAGATATTCAGCTCTAGCCATCATTGCATCCCGAATTTCACTCTCCCCAAGGTTCTTCTCGGCATCTTCCAGGACATCATCCAGGCGTTTCAGCTCTTCCTCGTTGGCCTTCTTCATCTTACTCAGCAGGTCTGTGTCAAGCTGCCACTTCAGGTCTTTACACAGGCTCTCGTAGTAAGGTGCCATATCTGTAACGAGACAATTCATCAGCTATCACGTtagtgactagctagctagcttcaactTGACAGTTGTAACCTTTGGTaacattctagctagctagccatttttcTTCAATATGtgtctggttagctagctagctaatttcatTTATTGAGTATCTAACTAGTTATCTACTAGCTAACTGACTATGTAGCAGTTTGATATGGATAGGTTTATGTTTGCCAGAAGATACCTACTCTACAGTTAGGCTTGTTTAgactgagctgcactggggtcggttcaggaaaacgtacctcaatgcagggatgtgatatgccactgtactccaaatGTACCTTTCGCCATACTGCTATCAGTATTCAATTTTCGATGGAGCAGTGTGGATAAAGGTAAAATCTGAagtacagtggcatatcccatccctgcattgaggtacgttttACGACCCATATCTTGCGCCGACTCCACGGTGTCTTAACCTCTTTATGATAGGgcgcagcattttcacttttggatgaattgcgtgcccatagtgaactgcctcctactctgtcccagatgctaatatatgcatattattattactattggatataaaacactgaagtttctaaaactgtttgaatgatgtctgtgagtataacagaactcatatggcaggcaaaaacctgagaaatattccaaacaggaagtgagaattctgaggctggtcaatgttcaactcatcgccttttcaattccctgtaagatatggatctgtttgcacttcctacgccttccactagatgtcaacagtctgtacaACATGGAATGACGCCTctgctgtgatgttgagccggatgggaggtgtttcagtcagtggtctggcagaatgccagttcctggtcacgcgcattacacatgatatcgccttgcgttccatttctTCTAGAGACACgaagtaattctccggttggaacattattggatagttatgataacaacagcctgaagattgattctctacttagtttgaccagtttattcgacctgttatataactttttgaagttttcgtccgagttcgcctgcatctgcgcgagcgtttggacttgtgcactaaacatgctagcaaaagtagctacctagacataagtaatggacattatcgaacaaaacaacaatttattgtggaactaggattcctgggagtgctttctgatgaagatcataaaaggaaagggaatatttatgatgtaattttgtatttctgttgactccaacatggtggagaaatgttgtttttatctgagcgccgtctcagattattgcatggtgtgctttttacgtaaagtttttttgaaatctgacacagcggttgcattaagaacaagtgtatctttaattctatgtaaaatatgtctttcatcaaagtttgagtatttatgttatttgacgtggctctgcaatttctacggatatttgaggcatttctgaacatggcgccaatgtaaactgagatttgtggatataaatatgcacattatcgaacaaaacaaatgtattgtgtaacatgatgtcctatgagtgtcatctgttgaagatcaaaggttagtgattcattttatctctatttctgctttttgtgactacgatcttttgctgggaaaatggctgtgtttttctgtggctatgtactgagcaaacataattgtttggtgtgctttccccgtaaatcctttttgaaatcagacatgttggctggattcacaacatgtgtagctttaatttggtgtctttcatgtgtgattttatgaaagattgtttttttttaaatatatttgaatttggcccgCTACATTTttcctggcttttggccaagtgggacgctaccgtcccacatatcccagagaagttaatggaaCCATGATTGCGTTCCaaccccagtgcagctcagtggAAACAAGCGTAATGGTAGGGTTGGTATCTCCTGGCAAGGTTTATGTCTGACAGTGATGCTaatgacactgaacaaaaatataacatgcaacaatttcaaagattttactgagttccagTCCATATAAGGCAATCAGTGATttgaaagaaattcattaggccccatctatggatttcacaactgggaatacagatctgttgttcacagatacttaaaaaagtctgtgactaccatttgcctcatgcaatgtGACATCTccatcgcatagagttgatcaggctattgactGTGgcctgttgtcccactcctcttcaatggctgtgcgaagttagatattggcgggaactgaaacacgctgtcgtacacggcAACCCAGAACATCCCACACGCGCTCAATGGGTGGTGACATGTCTggcgagtatgcaggccatggaagaaatggggcattttcatcttccaggaattgtgtacagatccttgtgacatgtggccatgcattatcctgctgaaacatgaggtgatgatggatgaatggcacgataatgggcctcaggatctcgacacggtatctctgtgcattcaaactgccattgataaaatgcaattgtgttcattgtccgtagcttatgcctgcccataccataaccccaccacggggcactctgttcacaacgttgacatcagcaaaccacttgcccacacgACGGCATCTGTTTGGCCTAGTTAAAACCGGGATTAATCTGTGacgagcacacttctccagcctgccagtggccatcgaaggtgtgcatttgcctactgaagtcggttacgatgccgaactgcagttagttcaagaccctgttgaggacaacaagcatgcagatgcacttccctgagacggtttctgacagtttgtgaagaaattctttggttgtgc
Coding sequences within:
- the psmd6 gene encoding 26S proteasome non-ATPase regulatory subunit 6, translated to MPLENLEEEGLPKNPDLRIAQLKFLLTMDGHRQDAKVKTELMDSIKENDMAPYYESLCKDLKWQLDTDLLSKMKKANEEELKRLDDVLEDAEKNLGESEIRDAMMARAEYLIRIGNKEEALTAFRKTFDKTVALGHRLDIVFYLLRIGLFYMDSDLITRNTEKAKSLIEEGGDWDRRNRLKVYQGLYCVAIRDFKQAAELFLDTVSTFTSYELMDYKTFVTYTVYVCMIAQKRPDLREKVIKGAEILEVLHSLPAVRQYLFSLYECRYSVFFQSLATVEQDMKEDWLFAPHYRYYVREMRIHAYSQLLESYRSLTLGYMAEAFGVSTEFIDQELSRFIAAGRLHCKIDKVNEIVETNRPDSKNWQYQETIKKGDLLLNRVQKLSRVINM